The Candidatus Neomarinimicrobiota bacterium DNA segment TTTTGATAGTGTCGGATACTGGCGGATTCCACCTTGAGATAATCCCCGGGACTGAGCCATTTTCGGGCTTCGTCAAGAAACCACCGAAGGGTTGGCGGTGAATCCATATCGGGTTTTAGTAAAGGCAACTGGGCAGCCAGGTAATAATACTTATCCATTATTCCCATGATTTTTCTTTTTCAGGTTTTTCTTGCAGAAGATCCGCCAGCTTGGGGCTCAGAAAAAAGCCGAAGGCTTCCATCAGTGCCTCATCCGTAAAATCATAGCTCAAATCACTCCCTTTGAGTCCGAAACGAAACCCATGGGATATTCTTTTGTCCAGTTTAATCTCCACCCCTTCTTTGGCTTCCGCTTTCAGCTTTTTCATCACGAGAGAAGTAAGCTTGTTGACATCCACTTTTCCTGCCAATACGCGGACTTCTTCCCCTTTTGCCCATGTTTCCACCAGTTTCACGATCAGATCCCGAAGGAGATTTTCATCCAGGTTTTCATCAATCTTCTGTTTTACCAGCCTGTCAAAAAGACGCCGGATCTCTTCTTTCAGGGAAAGAAGCGTATCCCTTGCAGCCTGTTGTATGGAGGTCTCGGCATTTGCTTTTGTCTTCTCAGCATCCTTTTTGGCTTCCTCCCGGATTTTTTCGCCTTCTTTTTCAGCATTTTTCAGAATTTTTTCAGATTCTTTCCGGGCATTTTCCAGGATTTCTGCTGCTTTCTTTTCTGCAGCCCCTACCCCTTCATCTTTAATCTTTTTTATGAGGTTTTCCAGCTTAACTTCCATTATTGCTCCTTCTCTGCCGAATTGCACCGGTGAAATTAAAATCCCGGCTTGTCAGTATCGGGCATTTGTTTTATGTCAGTTCTTTCAATTATCATGGAAATTTAAGATTTTAAGGTTTCTAATCCTATGTCTGACTTTCCATTTTTTCATCGTCCTCCCGGCTTTCTCCTTCGTCTGACATGGAGCAAAGGCCGCTGTATCGCGCACCGTCTTCAATAATCAAACGGGAGGCTTTAAGCGTACCTTCCAGCCGGGAATCAGCCCCCAGTGTTACTTTTCCCGTAGCATGTACTCCATTCAGAACCGTTCCGCTGATGAAAATGTCTTTCGCGCTGATGGAACCATTGACCACACTGCCGGCTGTAATACTTACGGTTTCTCCTGCTGTCACGTTCCCTTCAATCTTACCGGCAATCATGATACTGCCTTTAATAAAGACATCTCCTTTGATCTCTGTATCATCGCCGATGATTGTATACGTTGGTTTTTCTTTCATAATTCCCCGCTTCCCGTTGCATATTCCGGAATATATTTTTCCGGATCCACTGCTTCGCCGTTTTTCCAAATTTCAAAATGAAGATGAGGACCCGAGCTGTAGCCGCTGTTTCCCGATAAAGCGATTCGCTGTCCTCTTTCCACCGATTGCCGGTTCACAACGAGGTTTCTGCTGTTATGACCGTAAATTGTCAGATAATCCGATCCGTGATTGATGATGACCGTATTTCCCAACCCAAGAGTCCATCCGGAAAACACAACCCAGCCTGAAGCAGCGGCCAGAACCGGTGTTCCCACGCGACAGGCAATATCAATTCCTTTGTGTGAATCGGTAAAAAGCTCAGGTACAGACGCATCAAATCGTTGGGTTACAAGTCCTGTCAGCGGCGCAGTTGTGGGGATATTATCCAGCACGATGACATTTCTCTGCATGAGAGGGGCGGCATGAAAATTCAATGTATCAGAAGCAGATACGCTGTCCATCGAGGTCATCATATCCACTCCCAGCAGTCGCCGGACATACTGGTGCATTTCCTGCATCCTGCGGAAATCTTCCACCAGTTGGATATACCGGGCCCTGTCTCCGGCCAGTTCGGAGACCTCCCTGTTAAGGTTTTCATACCGGGTAGCCCGGGGGATAAGAAATACATAGGAAGCAATAATAAGTATAATAAAGAAAATGCCAAGGGACAGCAGGAATGTGAGAACCCGGGCATTCAATTCGAACATTTTCTGTGGCCCGTGATCCGAAGGGATAAGACAGATGGTATATTTTTTTTTGTTTCCCATACCTCTCAATACTGAATTGTTTCGAATAATTCCATCAGCCGTTCAAGGTCTTCCGGAGAATAGTAATCGATTTCCAGTTTTCCCCCCCGGATTGATGGCCTGATACGAACACGGGTCCCCAGAGTTTGCTGTAAGAGGGATTCAATTTTGCGATGCCAGGGATTTTTTAGACGTGTTTTGGTTTCTTTCTGAGGACGGTGTCCCCGTTCCGAAATCTTCCGAACCCATTCTTCCACATTCCGGACACTGAGTCCTTCCTGAATAATTTTCTGATAGAGTGTTAACTGTTGTTTGGGAGACTCCAGCCCAAGCAGGGCCCGGGCATGACCTGTCGTTATTTTACGGTCCCGAAGGCCGTTTAAAATCTCTTCCGGTAATTTCAGCAAACGAATGCTGTTTGTAATGGTGGTCCGGTTTTTCCCAACCTTGGAAGCTACCGCTTCTTGGGAAATACCATATTTTTCAATCAACAGAGAATATCCCAGGGCTTCATCCACCGGGTTCAGATCTTCCCGTTGAATATTTTCAATGAGTGCCAGTTCCATCATTTCTTCATCAGAAGCCACATCAATCACATAGGCGGGAATGGTGTGGAGTCCAACAATCCGGGCTGCCCGTACCCGCCGTTCTCCGGCAATCAGCTCATATCCCTCTCCCTTTTTCCGAACAGTAACCGGTTGGATCACCCCTTTTTCACGGATGGAATTCACCAGTTCATCCATGACTGTTTCATCAAAGAGTTTTCGTGGCTGGAGGGGATTCATGCTAATGAGGGAGAGTTTTATTTCATTCAGATTCTCCCGGGCATCCTCCGTTTCAAAATTGGGAATCATGGCGCTGAGTCCGCGCCCCAAGGCTTTATGTTTTCTGTTTGTCATTCCGTATAAATTCCTTTGCAAGGTCCATGTAATTCTTTGCACCCGTAGAATGAATATCAAAGGTGATAATCGGCTCTCCGTAGCTGGGTG contains these protein-coding regions:
- a CDS encoding M23 family metallopeptidase, which codes for MGNKKKYTICLIPSDHGPQKMFELNARVLTFLLSLGIFFIILIIASYVFLIPRATRYENLNREVSELAGDRARYIQLVEDFRRMQEMHQYVRRLLGVDMMTSMDSVSASDTLNFHAAPLMQRNVIVLDNIPTTAPLTGLVTQRFDASVPELFTDSHKGIDIACRVGTPVLAAASGWVVFSGWTLGLGNTVIINHGSDYLTIYGHNSRNLVVNRQSVERGQRIALSGNSGYSSGPHLHFEIWKNGEAVDPEKYIPEYATGSGEL
- a CDS encoding polymer-forming cytoskeletal protein, with product MKEKPTYTIIGDDTEIKGDVFIKGSIMIAGKIEGNVTAGETVSITAGSVVNGSISAKDIFISGTVLNGVHATGKVTLGADSRLEGTLKASRLIIEDGARYSGLCSMSDEGESREDDEKMESQT
- a CDS encoding ParB/RepB/Spo0J family partition protein; this translates as MTNRKHKALGRGLSAMIPNFETEDARENLNEIKLSLISMNPLQPRKLFDETVMDELVNSIREKGVIQPVTVRKKGEGYELIAGERRVRAARIVGLHTIPAYVIDVASDEEMMELALIENIQREDLNPVDEALGYSLLIEKYGISQEAVASKVGKNRTTITNSIRLLKLPEEILNGLRDRKITTGHARALLGLESPKQQLTLYQKIIQEGLSVRNVEEWVRKISERGHRPQKETKTRLKNPWHRKIESLLQQTLGTRVRIRPSIRGGKLEIDYYSPEDLERLMELFETIQY